Proteins encoded in a region of the Ferrimicrobium sp. genome:
- a CDS encoding SCO6880 family protein: MSNDDVDQHNLVYFGTPASGTQMLGLRVAVVARFALAVVVVIGVLGLANPMMRLALVIGGIVGGAALLATIRWFKMHPFASMKMFMGARVTRRTPGVSTDAQLLLSSGSRQLIGGFVVTDETPAAILRAKQEYGDAWAHLLTEASNRLVPHGGLVLRSAILPQTLFEDLSECSKSYRELALTTYGVQTSLLVTGPPGSLRRHRAALVRTMTGLGRTNHIEGITLASPEVPSELIDRACGAISSSFSTAGAQASERVEMLVGDEFVASTYRVEGWPGRSVDPGMLLGLFAPGPPSRVVSLIVRPVETRRAQREVARHRTEMVADRRLRRERGYLDRARDDYREATSLTQEEELLAGYRLCRYQVLVVLLAPSAQRLVASRAGLEELAASAQLRLKLVLGEQRTLFERAILGVTGWS, translated from the coding sequence ATGAGCAACGATGATGTCGACCAACATAATCTCGTCTATTTTGGTACCCCAGCGTCAGGGACGCAGATGTTGGGTCTTCGCGTCGCCGTGGTGGCGCGGTTTGCCCTTGCTGTGGTGGTCGTCATTGGCGTCCTTGGGCTGGCGAACCCGATGATGCGCCTCGCCTTGGTCATCGGAGGAATCGTTGGAGGGGCTGCGCTCCTGGCAACAATACGCTGGTTCAAGATGCACCCTTTTGCCTCGATGAAGATGTTCATGGGGGCAAGGGTCACGCGCCGCACCCCAGGGGTCTCTACCGACGCGCAACTGCTGTTGAGTAGCGGTTCGCGCCAGCTGATCGGAGGCTTCGTGGTCACCGATGAGACCCCAGCGGCGATCCTGCGTGCCAAGCAGGAGTACGGCGACGCCTGGGCGCACCTCCTGACCGAGGCGTCAAACCGGTTGGTACCACATGGCGGGCTGGTGCTCCGTAGCGCGATCCTGCCACAGACCCTCTTCGAGGACCTGTCGGAGTGTTCCAAGAGTTATCGGGAGTTGGCGCTCACCACCTATGGGGTCCAGACATCGTTGCTCGTGACCGGGCCACCTGGGTCCTTGCGTCGACACCGTGCTGCCTTGGTCAGAACAATGACGGGACTTGGTAGGACGAACCACATCGAAGGCATCACCTTGGCATCACCGGAGGTGCCGAGCGAATTGATCGACAGGGCGTGTGGCGCCATTAGCAGCTCCTTCTCTACTGCCGGCGCGCAAGCCAGTGAACGGGTAGAGATGCTCGTTGGTGACGAGTTCGTGGCCTCGACCTATCGCGTCGAAGGTTGGCCAGGCCGGAGCGTAGACCCAGGGATGCTCCTCGGCCTTTTTGCTCCGGGTCCCCCAAGCCGTGTGGTCTCCCTGATTGTACGCCCAGTCGAGACTCGACGTGCGCAACGGGAGGTGGCGCGCCACCGGACGGAGATGGTCGCCGATCGTCGACTCCGCCGAGAGCGAGGTTATCTGGATCGAGCCAGAGACGACTACCGTGAGGCTACCTCGCTCACTCAAGAGGAGGAGCTCCTGGCGGGATACCGGCTCTGTCGTTACCAGGTATTGGTGGTGCTCTTGGCTCCGAGTGCACAACGATTGGTGGCGAGCCGCGCTGGGCTAGAGGAGTTAGCGGCCAGCGCGCAGCTTCGGCTCAAGCTTGTCCTTGGGGAGCAGCGCACCCTCTTCGAGCGGGCGATTTTGGGGGTGACTGGATGGAGTTGA
- a CDS encoding ABC transporter permease, producing MARPILAQASSEVKMTLQQGEAALLTLVIPVLGLLVFGSVKFLPVPSGVPSRVNFILAGAIAFGIMASGMVSQSITVAFDRNYGVLKRLGVTPLGRRGIIMAKLAQVVVLELIQLVVLVVIGALMGYHPEGNPLYFILGWVLATAAFTGLGLLIGGTLKAELVLGLSTLLWLVLLGLGSMAVPLTSLPGFLEVIAKFLPAAGASELILHGLAMAGPVPAWAIINLVVWGIGAPVLAVRFFRWS from the coding sequence ATGGCTAGGCCGATACTGGCGCAAGCCTCATCAGAGGTCAAAATGACCCTTCAACAGGGTGAAGCGGCACTCTTGACACTCGTCATTCCCGTGCTCGGGCTCCTGGTGTTTGGGTCGGTGAAGTTCCTGCCGGTGCCATCTGGGGTTCCAAGCCGCGTGAACTTTATTCTCGCTGGTGCCATCGCCTTTGGTATCATGGCCTCGGGCATGGTATCGCAGTCGATCACCGTCGCCTTTGACCGCAACTACGGGGTGCTCAAGCGTCTCGGGGTCACACCGCTTGGTCGCCGCGGCATCATCATGGCTAAGTTGGCCCAGGTCGTCGTCCTCGAGTTGATTCAGCTGGTGGTCCTTGTCGTGATCGGCGCATTGATGGGCTATCACCCGGAGGGGAATCCTCTCTACTTCATCCTCGGTTGGGTACTCGCCACGGCTGCCTTTACCGGTCTTGGGCTCCTCATCGGTGGGACGCTGAAGGCGGAACTGGTGCTCGGGCTCTCCACCCTGCTCTGGCTCGTTCTGCTCGGTTTGGGTTCGATGGCGGTGCCGTTGACCAGCCTGCCTGGGTTCCTGGAGGTGATTGCAAAGTTCCTGCCTGCTGCAGGAGCCTCGGAGCTCATTTTGCATGGCCTAGCGATGGCTGGGCCGGTGCCGGCATGGGCGATCATCAACCTGGTGGTTTGGGGCATCGGTGCTCCAGTGCTGGCCGTTCGATTCTTCCGATGGAGTTGA
- a CDS encoding DUF87 domain-containing protein, with protein sequence MELSFQDSTRTLGRLPLLASSPLPPTRLRPVGVSRLGGVFCFDPFELYQAGYLTSPNMLVLGEIGRGKSAFVKTLLVREAAPTTSILILDPKGEYAPAATSLGAKRLGLADGAGLDPFAGVGTSQRVLAGVLVGIFAVLYGRSPLPLEYQLLQEVTTQLIVEPGAITLAHLVDLVDRGPVGAHADREEGRLRREFRAQFTRLIDGDLAGVFAVDGQSVTLSERVVVDLRSLADPRLTAFAISCLLRARIAQFAKSELSPGFVVVDEAWSVLQHADAVREMRGLFKLARSYGASVVAVTHRISDLDSEAAELVKDVETRVIFRQAREEVTQLAVALGLSPMVGETLASLARGEALWSIGNHQFLVSHRLLEEECVLVDTDKAMRG encoded by the coding sequence ATGGAGTTGAGCTTTCAAGACAGCACGCGAACCCTGGGGCGACTGCCGCTTCTGGCCTCAAGCCCGTTGCCTCCCACGCGCCTTCGTCCCGTGGGGGTTTCCCGTCTCGGTGGTGTCTTTTGCTTTGACCCATTCGAGCTGTATCAAGCTGGCTATTTGACGAGTCCCAACATGCTTGTGCTTGGCGAGATCGGTCGTGGTAAGAGTGCCTTTGTCAAGACCCTGTTGGTTCGGGAGGCAGCGCCGACAACCTCGATCTTGATCCTCGATCCAAAAGGGGAGTATGCGCCTGCAGCGACAAGTTTGGGCGCGAAGCGATTGGGTCTAGCCGACGGTGCCGGGTTGGACCCCTTTGCAGGAGTCGGTACTTCGCAGCGGGTACTCGCCGGGGTATTGGTGGGTATCTTTGCCGTACTCTATGGCCGATCACCGTTACCGCTGGAGTACCAGTTGCTCCAAGAGGTCACCACACAGCTCATCGTCGAGCCCGGTGCAATCACCCTGGCTCACCTCGTTGACCTTGTTGACCGAGGGCCCGTTGGGGCGCACGCTGATCGAGAGGAGGGGCGACTTCGTCGCGAATTTCGTGCCCAGTTCACCCGCCTCATCGACGGCGATCTCGCCGGTGTCTTTGCGGTGGATGGCCAAAGTGTCACCCTTTCAGAACGCGTGGTGGTGGACCTTCGATCGCTGGCGGATCCTCGGCTGACGGCCTTTGCTATCAGCTGTCTGCTCCGGGCACGTATCGCACAGTTCGCCAAGTCAGAGCTCTCCCCAGGTTTTGTCGTTGTCGATGAGGCCTGGTCGGTGCTCCAACATGCGGATGCAGTACGGGAGATGCGGGGTCTGTTTAAGCTCGCTCGTAGCTATGGAGCGTCGGTGGTCGCCGTTACGCACCGGATCTCGGATTTGGACTCCGAAGCCGCTGAACTAGTAAAAGATGTCGAGACCCGCGTCATTTTTCGTCAAGCCCGCGAAGAGGTGACCCAGCTCGCAGTGGCCCTTGGGCTTAGCCCCATGGTGGGCGAGACACTCGCTAGCCTCGCCAGAGGCGAGGCGCTCTGGAGTATCGGGAACCATCAGTTTCTCGTGAGTCATCGACTTCTTGAAGAGGAATGCGTACTTGTCGACACCGATAAGGCGATGCGAGGTTAG
- a CDS encoding ATP-binding protein produces MEDRASTRVEDAELWSRAAASLSIGVVLVDADYHTVYSDYADKIPTGGFAERILLERAISALKHDARLELYRSQTLEVFGPPKSYFQLVTTPLGSDPHPPFIITVENITERKRLEEVRRDFVANVSHELKTPVGGIVLLADALSQESDPATVLRLSRRILDEGDRLARLVTDLLDLSKLEETELHQIHDVNLNEIASECVDRYRLGAEARGIRLEVTFAPDPPIVSGDRWQLSSALSNLVDNAIKYSEPGTEVRVTIAISAESIEAIIADRGIGIPARDLSRIFERFYRVDADRSRATGGTGLGLSIVRHVIENHQGKIDVTSTEGVGTTFTISLPRIPT; encoded by the coding sequence GTGGAGGACAGAGCAAGTACCCGCGTCGAGGATGCCGAACTTTGGAGTCGCGCAGCGGCGAGTCTCTCGATCGGCGTGGTGCTCGTCGATGCTGACTACCATACCGTCTACTCCGACTACGCCGATAAGATTCCCACGGGTGGTTTTGCCGAGCGCATACTCCTCGAACGCGCCATCTCTGCCCTGAAACACGATGCTCGCCTCGAGCTCTACCGATCACAGACCCTTGAGGTCTTTGGCCCTCCAAAGAGTTACTTCCAGCTCGTCACCACGCCCCTCGGCAGCGATCCTCACCCCCCCTTCATCATCACCGTTGAGAACATCACCGAGCGCAAGCGACTTGAGGAGGTGCGCCGTGACTTCGTCGCCAATGTCTCCCATGAACTCAAAACCCCAGTCGGTGGTATCGTGCTCCTCGCCGATGCCCTCAGCCAGGAGTCCGATCCCGCCACTGTCCTCCGTCTCTCTCGTCGAATCCTCGACGAGGGGGATCGGCTCGCCCGCCTCGTCACCGATCTCCTCGATCTCTCAAAGCTTGAGGAGACCGAACTCCATCAGATCCATGATGTCAACCTCAATGAGATCGCCTCGGAGTGCGTGGATCGTTATCGCCTTGGAGCTGAGGCGCGTGGCATCAGACTTGAGGTGACGTTTGCACCCGACCCCCCGATCGTGAGTGGCGATCGTTGGCAGCTCAGCTCCGCCCTCTCCAACCTCGTCGACAACGCCATCAAGTACTCCGAACCAGGAACCGAGGTGCGGGTCACGATTGCTATCTCAGCCGAAAGCATCGAGGCCATCATTGCGGACCGAGGTATTGGTATTCCTGCCCGTGATCTCTCACGTATTTTCGAGCGCTTCTACCGAGTCGATGCAGATCGCTCGCGTGCAACGGGAGGGACTGGCCTTGGGCTCTCTATAGTGAGACATGTGATAGAAAATCATCAAGGCAAGATCGACGTCACCTCCACCGAAGGTGTCGGGACAACATTTACGATCTCACTCCCACGGATCCCCACATGA
- a CDS encoding quinone oxidoreductase produces MKAVVVESHGGPEQLLVKEIAEPEPKANEIKIRLRAAGVNFIDIYHREGVYPLALPTVLGNEGAGEVIEVGEEVTEFSVGDRVAYTGVLGSFAEHAVVPALRAVKIPNEVSFGQAAAAMLQGMTAQFLADSCFPLKEHQNAVIHAAAGGVGSLLTQLASHKHHATVVATTSTPEKAAQATRNGATHSIDYDHFADLVHELGGADVVYDGVGQATFDRSLASLKPRGMLVLYGAASGQVPPFDLQRLNQAGSVYVTRPSLVHYIATRQELLTRATTLFADIASGMLRVDIGGRYPLDSVGQAQLDLASRNTTGKLIITI; encoded by the coding sequence TTGAAGGCAGTCGTCGTCGAATCACATGGTGGACCCGAACAGCTTCTGGTCAAAGAGATCGCAGAGCCTGAACCAAAGGCCAACGAGATCAAAATCCGCCTTCGCGCCGCGGGAGTGAATTTCATCGACATCTACCACCGCGAGGGTGTCTATCCGCTGGCGCTCCCAACAGTACTCGGCAACGAGGGCGCAGGAGAGGTGATCGAAGTTGGCGAAGAGGTCACGGAGTTCAGTGTGGGCGATCGGGTCGCCTACACCGGAGTTCTTGGGAGCTTCGCCGAACATGCGGTTGTACCCGCCTTGCGAGCCGTGAAGATCCCCAACGAAGTCTCCTTCGGCCAGGCAGCCGCCGCCATGCTCCAGGGAATGACGGCCCAGTTTCTCGCCGATAGCTGCTTCCCACTCAAGGAGCATCAGAATGCCGTTATCCACGCCGCAGCAGGTGGGGTTGGTTCCCTCCTCACCCAACTCGCCAGTCACAAGCATCACGCAACCGTGGTCGCCACCACCTCCACCCCCGAAAAGGCAGCCCAAGCGACGCGAAATGGCGCCACGCATTCCATCGACTACGATCACTTTGCAGACCTCGTCCATGAGCTCGGAGGCGCTGATGTCGTCTACGATGGCGTCGGGCAGGCTACCTTTGATCGAAGCTTGGCCTCACTCAAACCCCGCGGCATGTTGGTCCTCTATGGAGCCGCAAGCGGGCAGGTACCGCCCTTTGATCTCCAACGCTTGAACCAGGCTGGTTCAGTCTATGTCACGCGACCATCGCTGGTTCACTATATTGCAACTCGCCAAGAGCTGCTCACGAGGGCGACCACCCTGTTCGCTGACATCGCCTCTGGAATGCTGCGCGTCGACATTGGCGGCCGTTACCCGCTCGACAGCGTCGGACAGGCCCAACTCGACCTCGCTAGTCGGAACACGACCGGCAAGCTCATCATCACCATCTAG
- a CDS encoding DUF6112 family protein, whose product MAWMLLNVALNPDPSALPGGTVIQQLANGIGGWALILALIGLIIGAATWALGAHSQNYQQSYFGRRAVLAAGAAALIIGAAPAIINFFFHLGLGV is encoded by the coding sequence ATGGCATGGATGCTTCTCAATGTAGCGCTCAACCCTGATCCCTCGGCGTTGCCGGGCGGAACGGTGATTCAACAGCTCGCCAATGGGATCGGTGGTTGGGCGCTCATATTGGCACTGATTGGCCTGATTATCGGGGCGGCGACCTGGGCATTGGGCGCGCATAGCCAGAACTACCAGCAGTCCTACTTTGGTCGTCGGGCGGTACTGGCGGCGGGGGCCGCCGCACTCATCATTGGCGCAGCACCAGCGATCATCAACTTCTTCTTTCATCTGGGCCTTGGCGTCTAA
- the clpS gene encoding ATP-dependent Clp protease adapter ClpS, protein MPTAPLLSPTEEQQQETLAEESWVTILWDDPVNLIPYVIYVLQMLFAFSKVKATELTMQVHRDGKAIVAAGAREDMENNVASLHRYGLWATVGRA, encoded by the coding sequence TTGCCTACAGCACCATTACTCTCGCCGACTGAGGAACAACAACAAGAGACACTCGCAGAGGAGAGCTGGGTCACGATTCTCTGGGATGACCCGGTCAACCTCATCCCCTACGTGATCTACGTACTGCAGATGCTTTTTGCCTTCTCGAAGGTGAAGGCAACGGAGCTTACCATGCAAGTCCACCGTGATGGGAAGGCCATTGTTGCGGCGGGCGCCCGTGAAGACATGGAGAACAATGTCGCGAGCCTTCATCGTTATGGCCTTTGGGCGACAGTAGGCCGAGCGTGA
- a CDS encoding COX15/CtaA family protein has protein sequence MKQRLQRLQQVWDVSPALFRRISYATLVFCAVIIVTGGIVRLTQSGLGCPTWPDCTTGHFTASFDYHPMIEFVNRVVTFFAALGMSVNAVFAFFRKPFRKDIMWLSLGLFVEVVAESVLGGITVLEKLAPPFVMAHFVLAIIVLWNSLVLYKHAISAGGKAKPVVGKETVWLGRLMFLNLGAVIVVGTAVAGTGPYSGSPISSRLPFNLRQVAYLHADFAIILVALILANLFLLHQARAPEVVQRRARLLLWMGAIQAIIGYTTYFSGLPAVLIGIHIAGATLTWIAMTWYYLSLFHVSREARGEVSTVESKASSLPGPSYAS, from the coding sequence ATGAAGCAACGCCTACAACGCCTGCAGCAGGTTTGGGATGTCTCTCCTGCCCTCTTCCGTCGCATCTCCTATGCGACGCTGGTGTTTTGCGCCGTCATCATTGTCACTGGTGGCATTGTTCGGCTTACACAGTCAGGACTCGGCTGCCCGACTTGGCCCGATTGCACGACCGGTCACTTCACGGCGTCCTTCGATTACCACCCGATGATTGAGTTTGTCAACCGCGTGGTTACCTTCTTTGCCGCGCTTGGTATGAGTGTGAATGCGGTCTTTGCCTTCTTCCGCAAGCCGTTTCGCAAGGACATCATGTGGCTGTCGTTGGGGCTTTTCGTTGAGGTGGTAGCCGAAAGCGTGCTCGGAGGCATCACGGTGTTGGAAAAGCTAGCCCCTCCCTTTGTGATGGCACACTTCGTCCTCGCCATCATCGTCCTCTGGAACTCGCTGGTACTCTATAAGCACGCAATCTCTGCCGGCGGTAAGGCAAAACCCGTTGTCGGCAAAGAGACCGTTTGGCTTGGTCGGCTGATGTTCTTAAACCTCGGAGCGGTCATTGTGGTGGGGACTGCGGTGGCCGGCACTGGACCCTACTCGGGCTCTCCGATCTCATCGCGACTCCCGTTCAACCTGCGCCAAGTAGCCTACCTTCATGCGGACTTTGCCATTATTCTTGTCGCCTTAATCCTCGCTAATCTGTTCCTCCTTCATCAGGCACGCGCACCGGAGGTGGTACAGCGTCGGGCTCGCCTGTTACTCTGGATGGGTGCTATTCAGGCGATTATTGGTTACACCACCTATTTCTCTGGGCTCCCAGCGGTCCTCATCGGTATCCATATTGCAGGAGCAACGCTGACGTGGATCGCGATGACCTGGTACTATCTCTCCCTCTTCCATGTCTCTCGGGAGGCCCGCGGCGAGGTAAGTACCGTCGAGTCGAAGGCGAGTTCTCTGCCTGGTCCATCCTACGCCTCGTAG
- a CDS encoding response regulator transcription factor codes for MSPDKERILIAEDEESFVDAMTLGLSREGFEPIVASDGQRALDLFHETHPDCILLDVMLPKISGLDVCRQIRKESKVPIIMVTARASELDTVLGLELGADDYVAKPFRMAELVARIRALLRRTTESAERPRTDEEVLRYQGLTAYVDRHQVVVGEDEIKLPPKEFELLILFLRNPGKVLTRDLLVDRVWGHDYYGDTKTLDVHIKRLRTKIEPDPNNPTVLTTIRGVGYRLDLARE; via the coding sequence ATGAGCCCGGACAAAGAACGTATTCTCATCGCCGAGGACGAGGAGAGTTTCGTCGACGCGATGACCCTTGGCCTCAGCCGCGAAGGTTTCGAGCCGATCGTCGCCAGCGACGGCCAGCGGGCGCTCGACCTCTTCCACGAGACACACCCTGACTGCATCCTGCTCGATGTGATGCTGCCCAAAATCTCGGGACTCGACGTCTGTCGACAGATTCGCAAGGAGTCTAAGGTACCGATCATTATGGTGACCGCTCGGGCTAGCGAGCTCGACACCGTACTCGGCCTCGAACTCGGAGCCGATGATTACGTCGCCAAACCATTTCGGATGGCCGAATTGGTGGCGCGCATCCGCGCACTCTTACGGCGGACCACTGAGAGTGCAGAACGACCGCGCACCGATGAGGAGGTGCTGCGCTACCAAGGGCTTACCGCCTATGTCGATCGACATCAGGTAGTTGTGGGTGAGGACGAGATCAAACTTCCCCCCAAAGAGTTTGAGCTCCTCATCCTTTTCCTCCGCAATCCTGGCAAAGTACTGACACGTGATCTGCTTGTTGATCGAGTTTGGGGGCATGACTACTACGGAGATACCAAAACCCTCGACGTTCACATCAAACGGCTGAGAACCAAGATTGAACCTGACCCCAACAATCCCACGGTGTTGACCACCATTCGAGGAGTAGGATATCGGCTTGATCTCGCCCGAGAATGA
- a CDS encoding ABC transporter ATP-binding protein, with the protein MNDAIEVQELTVTYGATVAVETLSFKVGFGEVLGLLGPNGAGKTTTLETIEGYRRPTEGSVRVLGIEPAAKQAQLSRQMGVMLQEGGIPARMTVKAALELYSRFYDHPRPVADLVAQLSLASVLKTPYRRLSGGEKQRLSLALALIGQPRVLLLDEPTAGVDPEGKAAIRDLITELRAASVAILMTGHELEEIDRMVDRVLIIDQGKERAMGSPAGLREAYGGEGVEFTAHGGVDCVMLGARLGANVRPVRVDRYRVEAEPTTELLGRLVQTLTDLGVAAQDVATVSPSLEEIYLSLISVASTGTPASHESSTLPPPSLSPTQTLADHHIQTSTEETHG; encoded by the coding sequence ATGAACGATGCAATCGAGGTTCAAGAACTCACCGTCACCTACGGTGCCACCGTTGCGGTAGAGACACTCTCGTTCAAGGTGGGCTTTGGTGAGGTCCTTGGACTGCTCGGCCCTAATGGAGCCGGTAAGACCACCACGTTAGAGACGATCGAGGGCTATCGACGCCCGACCGAAGGGTCGGTTCGAGTGCTCGGAATCGAACCAGCCGCCAAGCAGGCACAACTCTCCCGCCAGATGGGGGTGATGTTACAAGAAGGTGGGATTCCCGCGCGGATGACCGTCAAGGCCGCCTTGGAGCTGTATTCGCGTTTTTATGACCACCCCCGACCGGTTGCCGATCTCGTCGCCCAACTCAGCCTCGCTTCTGTACTCAAGACACCCTACCGCCGACTCTCGGGAGGCGAAAAACAGCGACTTTCGCTCGCCCTCGCTCTCATCGGGCAACCGCGCGTGCTGCTGCTCGATGAGCCAACAGCCGGAGTCGATCCCGAGGGCAAGGCGGCGATCCGTGATCTGATCACCGAGCTGCGTGCAGCCTCGGTTGCGATTCTTATGACCGGACACGAACTCGAAGAGATCGATCGGATGGTCGATCGAGTCCTCATCATCGATCAGGGTAAGGAGCGGGCCATGGGCAGCCCTGCAGGGCTCCGCGAGGCCTATGGTGGTGAAGGCGTCGAGTTCACGGCCCATGGTGGCGTCGATTGTGTGATGCTCGGGGCTCGACTGGGCGCCAATGTCCGCCCGGTACGGGTGGATCGTTATCGGGTTGAGGCAGAGCCAACGACCGAGTTGTTGGGGCGCCTTGTACAGACGCTCACCGATCTAGGTGTTGCGGCCCAGGATGTCGCCACGGTCAGTCCTTCGTTGGAGGAGATCTATCTCTCGCTGATCTCCGTGGCATCGACGGGCACTCCAGCGAGCCACGAATCGAGCACATTACCTCCGCCTTCTCTATCCCCAACCCAAACGCTTGCCGACCATCACATCCAAACATCGACGGAGGAGACGCATGGCTAG
- a CDS encoding FAD-dependent oxidoreductase: MKRAIVIGAGIVGLACGWHLQEQGYEVTVMDRGADVAAGSSWGNAGWLSPALAIPLNEPSLVTSGLLSLLRADSPLYVPLRFDPELWRFLVLFASQCTRGAFAQMMDTLAILNARALEAFDRLSLTVEEPTTSAPILAGFRDRREAEGLLDEFALIRDAGGELHYDLLEGKAAEDRSPLFSRAIGCVIDIHDQRYVNPNRYTHALADTLRTRGATFMMEQEVIQIRGTGREVQVRTRSGLEPIRSDVAVVATGAWVNRLARDLGVHIPVRAGRGYSMICDTQEPATTPIYLPTARVACTPIDGGLRVAGTMEFRRPDDPLDPQRLAAITRSTRDLLTGIDIDHAHDRWVGPRPVSADGLPLIGPTTQPGVYLAAGHGMWGVTQGPITGQLLAQAIDSGEVPPELRPFDPLRSLQRPQVPMIAKWPRLGSKS; this comes from the coding sequence GTGAAACGAGCGATCGTCATCGGTGCGGGCATTGTGGGCCTCGCGTGTGGATGGCATCTCCAGGAGCAGGGCTATGAAGTAACGGTCATGGACCGTGGGGCTGACGTAGCTGCGGGTTCGAGCTGGGGTAACGCCGGTTGGCTCTCGCCAGCGTTGGCGATTCCTTTGAATGAGCCCTCGTTGGTCACGAGTGGACTTCTTTCCTTGTTGCGCGCAGATTCGCCGCTCTATGTTCCCTTACGGTTCGATCCGGAACTCTGGAGGTTCTTGGTACTTTTTGCCAGTCAGTGCACGCGAGGTGCCTTCGCCCAGATGATGGATACGCTAGCCATCTTGAATGCCCGAGCGTTGGAAGCCTTCGATCGACTGAGTTTGACGGTGGAAGAACCAACGACCTCAGCCCCCATCCTCGCTGGATTTCGAGATCGACGTGAGGCCGAGGGCTTGTTGGATGAGTTTGCGTTGATCCGAGACGCGGGCGGGGAGTTGCACTACGATCTCCTCGAAGGTAAGGCTGCCGAGGATCGGTCACCCCTCTTCTCGCGGGCAATCGGTTGCGTGATCGATATCCACGATCAGCGGTATGTGAATCCCAATCGCTATACTCATGCACTTGCGGACACGCTCCGCACCAGGGGTGCGACCTTCATGATGGAGCAGGAGGTGATCCAGATCAGAGGTACGGGGCGTGAGGTGCAGGTTCGCACGCGCTCGGGCTTGGAGCCGATCCGCTCCGACGTGGCGGTCGTTGCGACCGGCGCCTGGGTCAATCGGCTGGCTCGAGACCTCGGCGTTCATATCCCGGTACGAGCGGGAAGAGGGTATTCGATGATCTGTGATACCCAAGAGCCAGCCACGACGCCGATCTACCTTCCCACGGCGCGGGTGGCCTGTACGCCCATCGATGGTGGCTTACGGGTGGCGGGGACGATGGAGTTTCGACGTCCCGATGACCCACTTGATCCGCAACGGCTCGCGGCGATCACGCGATCGACACGGGATCTGTTGACCGGGATCGATATCGATCATGCCCACGATCGTTGGGTGGGTCCTCGGCCGGTGAGCGCTGACGGGCTCCCGTTGATTGGACCCACAACACAACCAGGGGTCTATCTTGCCGCTGGGCATGGTATGTGGGGAGTGACACAGGGCCCGATCACGGGTCAACTGCTGGCTCAGGCGATCGACTCGGGTGAGGTGCCGCCGGAATTGCGCCCCTTCGATCCATTGCGCTCCCTGCAGCGACCGCAGGTGCCGATGATTGCGAAGTGGCCAAGACTTGGTTCAAAGTCATAG